The Pseudorca crassidens isolate mPseCra1 chromosome 16, mPseCra1.hap1, whole genome shotgun sequence genome includes the window tccatccctccccctcctgcgGCCCAGCCCTCACCTGGTACTTGGCCAGCAGCTTGCTCCTCCAGTGGGCGTGGGGCAGGTCGTGGAGGGAGAGGCGCAGGTTATGGTAACTGTCCTTAAACAGCAGGGGTTTTGGCTCCTCCACTAGGTAGCCACCCAGGGTCCGCTCCAGCTCCAGCACCTCCTGTGGGCCAGGGAGCAATGAGAAGGGGGAGCCCATCACATTTGGCCAAAGGGCCCTTTCCTTCTGCAAGTTTGGGGCTTGGGGACACACATGGGCAGAGGGAACTAGGCTGTAACATTGAAGGCAGGGAACCATCTGAGCCACAGGGCTGGGACTTGGTAAGTGCTCATAGAAGACTTACTGTGTGGAGAgatgcatgaatgaatggatggagggaaaaatagatggatgaatgggcaGATGGTGGGacaggtggatggatgaatggatttaCAGATGACTGAATAGATGgactgatggatggatggttaAGTAGATGGATAAAGAGATGGGTTgacaaatggatggatagatcaacagagacagacagacaaaatgTTGTGCAGGTGAATATACAAATGGATGGGTATAGAAACAGAACAGATGGAAGAAAAGATAGATGCGTGGATGAGTGATGgctggatggacagacagattaTGGACTAAATGAATATACAGACAGATGGGCAGAAAGCTGggcggatggatggatgcatggatagatgggtgaatggatggatgggtgaatggatgaatggatggacagacggatggatggggattgaataaataaagaacGCCATCAAGCCAGTATGTGGCAACTTCCCTCTTGATCTCCAATCCATTCTCTGACTATAACTAGATGTTAGCCAATGCCCTAATACCAAGGGATCCACGCTTCAAGAGCATTTCCCAGGAGCCTCTAGCTATGATGGGCCTCCTGCAAGTTCAGGTCAGCCTGGTCCCAGCAGAAGACACTCACTCTCCCACAAGGCCTTTTAGCCTGTGTTGCATCAGTCGGCAACTTGGAGTTTGAGACAAGTCACATGAGACTGAGAGGCAGAGGAGATAGAAAGGCCCACAGATCGTGGGCTGGAGGAGGCCTGGAGCTACAGGAAAGGAGAAGGCTTCATAGCAGCAGGggatggaaggatggagaaggaaaaggggTTTAAATAGGGCCAAGGCTCTGTGCTCTTCCACTGTTTGTCAGGATGAGACTGAGATCCTGGGAACTGGTGGAAGGGCTGGGCAGAGAATGGACAGGGTCTTAGAGGCTGGAGGGACAGGGTGGTACTAACAGCTGCCGTTATCAGGTTCTAGGTGCTAAAATCCGGTCCCTtcaccttctctctcttcctgccccGAACCCCTTCTCATCTGCCATGCACCCCCCTCGCTTAAGGGCACTGTCCGTTCTTTTGCACACACTAGGAGCTTGGCTGTCAgccgccaccccctccccctcccccctccccctgttCCTCCCATCAGTCACTGTTTCTGTCCATTCTACTGACTAAACAGACTCCAGGCCCCTCTCCAGCTGTTGTCACTGTCTGTTGTCCAGGGTCCAGCTGCAGCCTCCCaattggtctccctgcttcttgTCTACCCATCCCCACTGCGTAGCTTTCAAAATAGCACCCATGAACAGGTGTCCACCGGGTCTCTGCCCCCGCCCACTGGATAGGTTCCAAATTCCTTGCCATGACCCTAAGGCTGTTGGGAGGCTGAGCCCTGCCTgtctctccagccccacctctcaCACCCCTGCACGCTTTGGCACACAGAACAACACACCTGCCTCTGCATAAGCTGCTCTGTCTCCTGGAATGTgcttcttccttctctgcctggaacacccacCTGTCCCTTGGAGCTTAGGTCTAAGGTCAGCCCTGCTGTGAAGCCTTCTCAGACCCCCTCCCCAACAACCAGGACCTGCCAGCCGCTCCTAGGCCAATGTTCCCTTAGCCCCGCATCAGTGATCCCCTGGTCTGTCTCCCACCTCTAGCCCGCAGCTTGGTGAGCGCAGAACTGTGCCCAACTCATCTCTGTATCTCGAGGATCTGATGCGATTTCAATGTTTGAGGAACaactgaatgactgaatgaggCTGATGGTGGCAGAGGGTGCCTGGCAGGTACCATGATCCTGGGGAGGGGGATACTGGAAGGTACCATGCAGCTGGCCGGCTGTGGGCGAGGTACCCGCAGCGTGCAGGCCCGTGTGGGTACCCAGGGCCTGGCCTTACCTTCAGTGCTACGGGCGTGTCCTCCAGGCAGTAGACCCTGAGGCTGTACTCCAGAGAGGTGCAGAGGGCGGGGGCGAAGATGGCCAGCTGGAGCCGCTTGACTGCCAAGCGAGAGTACGACTCACCCGTGAAGACGTAGGTGCCCAGCTGGTCCAACAGGATGTGGCAGGACCTGGCCTCCAGCTGGCAGTAGCAGGGGGTGTTAAGGGTCTCCTCATCCAGGGTGACCACCTCCTGCAGGGTGACAGTGGAGGTGAGGTGGCTGTACCAGCCAAGGCCCTGGAGAGGGTCCAGGCAGGTTGGGTTAGGGGACCCGGCCCCCCGGCCCCCCGGCCTTGGCTCCTCACCTCCCAGTGGCCCTGGTGGGCCTGGGTCTTGAGCTGGAAGATCCAGTCACCGGCACTGACTTCAGCGCAGTGTGGCACCGTGAGGATGACGGGGCGGCACAGCAGGAGGCCCGTGGGCCCGCAGGTCACCGAAGGGCTCAATACTGTCTGGGTCCCTTCCGAAAGCGGgctggggtgggatggagggcagCAGGGAGGCAGTGAGGGAGCGGTGCTGGCCTCCGGGCTCTGCCCCAGCTCCTGGGATGGGAGAAGGCAGGACTGCGCCCTGGGGGCTCCCAGAGGCCACGGGTTAAGGAAGAATGGCACTGGCCTTGAGATCGTTTCTAAATTTTTGCTATTACTCCGCAATATTCTCATAGCCAGATCTTTGCTCCCATTTTCAAAGGTTCTGCACTCCAGGGATGTTGTGGATAGGTGCTGCTAAAGTGCCCTCTGGAAAGCTGGCACCCATCCACGCTCCCACCGACGCACCTTGGGAGGGCTGTGTTCCCATTCTCTCACCAGTATGAAGGTATTATGACATCTGAAAATAGCTTTGCAAGCTGATGAAGCAAAAAAACTTCCAGTATCTTATGGCTGTCTGAATAACTGTTTCTTTGACTACAAATTAGGTCAAACATTTTCTCATAACCTATTGGCcgctatgtgtgtatgtgtgtgtgtgtgtgtgtgtgtgtataagagagagtgtgtgtgaatcacttgttcatatcctttgtccatttttgtaCTGAGATATTCAGTTTTTCTTATTGATCTCCCAAACCTCTTTACATAGTGAGGATAGTAACCCTTTGTCATATTGTAGCCAGTTGGTCAACTGGCTTTCAGTTTTATGATTTGTTGTGCTGGTTTTGCATGGTTTAAATGTGAACATAATAAGATCTAGcaatgtcttccttggagaactACCTCTGGCCTTAGGATCGGACTTAGAAGGGGAGATGGTGCCATTTGAGCCCAAGGTGGGCAAGCagcagggagagagaggctgaggagggggcagctgggctggggctggggtctctATACTCACAGGGTGTTTTCTGCCTTGTTGATGAGGAGGTACATCTCGTAGAATTTGCCCTGGGGAATGGCTCCATTGGGCACCAGCAGGCTGACCCCTAGGGGGAGAGGGAGGTCAgtagggaggggctggagggagtcCAGGAGCTTAGAACAGGGGATGGGGGGTTGGCCCCCATCTTGGAGCAGGGAGAGAAAGACATCTGAGCTCCTGGTGGCCACCAgcaaggagtggggagaggggactgGGTGCAGGGAAAGGCCAGGTCACTGACTGCAGAGGGGCTGTCCAGTAGCGCAGGGGCCACTGGCATTGCGATCGGGTGTAGCGATGGGGCAAAGACCTGGAGTCTGAAGGTGCAGTGCCAGCCCCAGCCTAGCTCAGTGTATGATGCTGGGAAACTGTCAGCTGCTGGCTCTGCAACCTGAGCTGGGCAGCCCTGCCTTTTCAACAGCACTCTGTAGGTTTGTTGACTATATCGGGGTATACTTTCCCACTCACcagatggtgaaactgaggtttagagagttCCCCTGCCCTTGTGAGGCAGAGGCAGGCCTGGACTCCAGGTCTTCTATTTTATAATCACTTCTTCCCCTTGGGCCTCACTTTcccaatctgtgaaatgggaccagggaagccctatcttctgCTGGGTGAGTGTTGAGACTGTCTAGAGGGGACATGCTGAGGCCAGACTGATGGGTGAGCAGAGCAGGGACCCACCTGTGTCAGGGATGCTGAGCCTCCCGCCCAGGCAGCCAAAGGTGCCGCTGACACTGCTCCCCGGGTCACGGGGCATGCCCAGGAGCTGCTGGGAGCCGAGGCTGGCACTGCGCAGGTGCAGGAAGTGGGCATCCCGGGCAAAATCACCAGGGTACGTGCCGGGTGGCAGGACTCCCAGCAGCTCAGCCCCGTCTGCCAGGCCTGGCCCAGAGCTGGTGGTGCTAGAGTTGTAGACCTTGATCTTGAGGTTGGGCAGGGAGTCCAGCAGGGGCGAGTTGGTCATTGGGATCTTGTCAACCGAGTCCTGCAGGGCGTACATGGGTCCGCGGTAGATGCCCGCACTGGCAGTGAGGTCCGGAGGCACAGATGGGTGCAGGAGCTGCGGGTTGTCTGCAGGGCCGGGGGCTGCAGTCAGACCAGCCGTGCCTCGCTGGCCCTGTCCCACTGTCTGCACCTGCCGGGACGCCTTCCTTTACAAAATCCTACCCAAACGTCCAGCTCTGAAAGGTTCCATTGCCACCTGCGGTAGGAAGCTTAGGGACTCACCACCTAGGttacttcttctttcctgcaTCTCTGTAACCAAACTCATCCAGTGATCTTTAGAGAAAACTCTAGGAAAACCTCTTGAGGGAGTCAGGAGCCTCTGCTCTGGTCTGGCTGGTCTGGCTGGCTGTCACACCCCCTGGGAACCCTGCCTGCACCCGCCACCCCAGGCGTTCCCAGGTCCTTACTGGGCCTCGCAGTCTTCAAGTTGACTGGGTGGAAGCCGCCAGTGAGGGCGGCGGACGAGTCGGTGATGTCGGTGTCGAAGTCCCGGCAGTTGCGGCGGTACACGACCACCCCTACCACCACAAGGACGGTCACCACCACGAAGATGGACACCACAAGGCCTGCGTACAGCGCCACATCCCCCGAGGACTCCAGAACTGCGGGGACAGGAGGGCTGAGTGAGGGCCAGGGGGCAGAGGTGCTGGCCCTGAGGGAGCCAGAGATTCCCTTGGTCCCCGGGGAGAGGCAGGGCCTGGGACAGAGTGGTGTTGTGCTAGGTTCTAATCTGAGCCCTGCCAGACAGGCTGGTGACCTCAAGCAAGGCTTGAACCTATCTGAGCATCAGTCTCTATAAGTAAAATGGCCTAAAtgtccctgcctccctgccctgcttccctccccgTGTGGCATGGAGAGGCAAAGGGACTCCTGGAGTTAACGCTCCCGAGAGTTAACTCATTGCTCTCTGCCCAGGAGGTGACAAGGCGCCTGCGGCTCAGAGTCACAGGACCACTAAGTGTCCTCTCAGAGCTGGGATTAAGACCTAGCGCCTCACTAGCAGCCTGCAGCAATCTCTATAGGACCCAAGGCCCTGATTCCCAGAAATCTCTGCAAGTGGCCGCTCTGAGCTCACCTTCCATTTTGTGCTGAGagcaggaggtgggtgggggtggggagggagggatggagggggaacAGGACGAGGGGAATGAGATGCGTGGCAatgggatggagaggaggggagcaggtggaagggaaggaaggggctcAGGGAGGCAACCCATGTCGACACTCCCTGCCCCCAGACAGGCTGCTGGGCTGGAGGAGGTCCAGCtctgggtgaggggcagggcaggcTGCTGCTCAGCTAGAAGTAACTCCACATAGCTAGGCGAGGAAGTTTCGGGGTCAAGAGGCAGGGTCCAAAGCAGGGCTGCCCAACAGAACTTTCCATGGTGATGGCCCATCCCGTGTCTGCACTGTCCCCCATGACAGCCACTAGCCACGGGTGGTCATTAAACTACTAAAATGCGGCTGGCTTGACTGAggaaatgagtttttaaatatatttattttcagctaagataaatacaattttcaagccacacgtggctagtggctactacaCTGGACAGCACAGCCTAGCCAAGACGGCTGCCCTTCTCCCTTGTTTCCTTTGGGAGCTCCGGGAAGCCCCTgtccactccctcccctccccagggaccCTCGGAGAGGAAGGCCCGCTTTCCTTCCTGGTGGAGGCCTGAGCTTCAGCAAGGTAGGGCAGGGCTCTCAGCCCTCATTTTTGCCTGCTTCTACCACCTTCTGGACCCCCATCTCTCCTCATCCTTGGGCTCCCCAGGAGAGCTGCCCGAGAAGGTCCCCAGGGCTGGGCTCCCACCTCTCTGGGGGCTTCGCCTCATGACATCGTCACTAATCATGGGGGTCACTTGCCTGGTGATTTACAATATCTAATCAGTCACCAGTCTGGCCCCCCTGTGAGTTGCACTGAAGGCCTCATTACTGACTTGATAATTCCAGAATTATTTGGAAATTGTGGTTTAATTACCACACACCAATCTGCCCAAGCAGCTTTACCACAGCGGAGCATAGCCCCTGGGGGATGAATGATGAGCCCCCAGGGTCTGACGCAGAGCAGCGGGCATCCCAAGGACCTAGGAGGCTTCAGTCGGCTGCTGGGGGCACAGTGAGGGGCAGGTGTGGGCCTGCTTGCTGGCGGCCTCCCACAGAGGACAACCAAGGGGTGGGGCTCGGAGCACCAGCTCTGGCCAAATACTTAGGTTCGAATCCTGGCTGGATCCTTGGGAATGTCCCTTCTCTCTGAGAATCAGTTTCTCCTCCTATAACGGGAGGGGTCAGGATGGCATCCTAGGGCCTTTCTGTCAGCTGAGGGTCTGCCTGTCTGACTGTGATGAAGACCATGCCACATGCAGCGTCAGGTGCTGGGAACCCCGTGGAGGGCTGGTAGTGGGCACCTTcagctctccctgcccctcaccttgccctgcaccccaccccctggAAAAGCCAACTGAGGAAAACCAGGGATCCCCCCAGAGGAAAGAGAACAGCCATGAAATGGGACTTACGGTGGCTTTTGGGGTCACTTAGAGTTTTCTTATCTGTTGagggaaataaagggaaagaCAATGACACAGACGGCAGGGAAAGGGTGGTAGAGGAGGTGACGGGGAGATGCATGGATGAGATGACAGAGTAGCAGGTGGGCAGGGGCCCCGAGGGGCTGCTCCACtgcaggctgggaggtgggggccagggggcccgtatctggctccagagcccccaCCCTGGGCCCTGCCTTCCAAGGACTCACTCTGCACGCACAGCCCGTCGGTGCAATTCTTGGAGTCAAGCAGGGTCCCGCTGCAGTCCCGGCCTCCGTTCTGGGGAGGGGGCGCCATGCACTCGCGGCTGCGCCAGTGCGCACACTCGGTGCTACAGGCCGACCACTTGCTCCACTCTGTCCACGCGCCATCGACTGTGGGGACACAGCACGTGGTGCATGGGGACACACGCATGCATAGAATGCACACACGGTTATGTGTGCACAACACAGcagtgcatgcacacacacacacacacacacacacacagtgcagcAGGGAAAGAGGAACCCAAGACACACGCATGCCATCCAGAGAAATCCACGCCTCATGCCAGTGCAGAGACGGGAGCACCAGGTGGGCGAAGACAGCCCAAATAGACACATAACGTCACTGACGCAGATACAACCCAGGGCACAAGTGTACACACAGAG containing:
- the UNC5B gene encoding netrin receptor UNC5B isoform X1, producing the protein MWARSGARGALLLTLLLCWDLRPSQAGTDSGSEVLPDSFPSAPAEPLPHFLREPQDAYIVKNKPVELRCRAFPATQIYFKCNGEWVSQNNHVTQESLDEATGLQVREVQIEVLRQQVEELFGLEDYWCQCVAWSSAGTTKSRRAYVRIAYLRKNFDQEPLGKEVPLDHEVLLQCRPPEGVPVAEVEWLKNEDVIDPTQDTNFLLTIDHNLIIRQARLSDTANYTCVAKNIVAKRRSTTATIIVYVNGGWSSWAEWSPCSNRCGRGWQKRTRTCTNPAPLNGGAFCEGQAFQKTACTTVCPVDGAWTEWSKWSACSTECAHWRSRECMAPPPQNGGRDCSGTLLDSKNCTDGLCVQNKKTLSDPKSHLLESSGDVALYAGLVVSIFVVVTVLVVVGVVVYRRNCRDFDTDITDSSAALTGGFHPVNLKTARPNNPQLLHPSVPPDLTASAGIYRGPMYALQDSVDKIPMTNSPLLDSLPNLKIKVYNSSTTSSGPGLADGAELLGVLPPGTYPGDFARDAHFLHLRSASLGSQQLLGMPRDPGSSVSGTFGCLGGRLSIPDTGVSLLVPNGAIPQGKFYEMYLLINKAENTLPLSEGTQTVLSPSVTCGPTGLLLCRPVILTVPHCAEVSAGDWIFQLKTQAHQGHWEEVVTLDEETLNTPCYCQLEARSCHILLDQLGTYVFTGESYSRLAVKRLQLAIFAPALCTSLEYSLRVYCLEDTPVALKEVLELERTLGGYLVEEPKPLLFKDSYHNLRLSLHDLPHAHWRSKLLAKYQEIPFYHIWSGSQKALHCTFTLERHSLASTELTCKICVRQVEGEGQIFQLHTTLAETPAGSLDALCSAPSSAVTTQLGPYAFKIPVSIRQKICNSLDAPNSRGSDWRLLAQKLSMDRYLNYFATKASPTGVILDLWEALQQDDGDLNSLASALEEMGKSEMLVAMATDGDC